The proteins below are encoded in one region of Streptomyces roseirectus:
- a CDS encoding TetR/AcrR family transcriptional regulator — protein MARLTRAEQQERTRAAVLVAARAEFTEHGYAEAKVDRIADRADLTRGAVYSNFTGKRALYLAVLADDAERARQAARLPLESPSSTGQALAAFARVWLERLPLAGDTPGSGHLQLRSLSGVADTAPTRKALAELLRVEARLLALALDPQRPPVRVADLALTLLHGAASLAENAPGAGDPFDLALAAQHLAELPWGDDEPPPHLAFTEPAKQVREPWAPPAGLRDELTGRPVDLTADGVVVVLGAGRLSAVREAAGAGATFVVVTADPAETGRLVRLRLTDLASCLRRVFPEARLPQVRIALDDQGAIAQTLGGGAADDATEVAVRVRSGRITARAEGHGAGHAVSEGDASPG, from the coding sequence ATGGCCAGACTCACCCGTGCCGAGCAGCAGGAACGGACCCGTGCCGCCGTACTCGTCGCCGCCCGCGCCGAGTTCACCGAGCACGGGTACGCCGAGGCCAAGGTCGACCGCATCGCCGACCGCGCCGACCTCACGCGCGGCGCCGTCTACTCCAACTTCACGGGCAAGCGCGCGCTGTACCTGGCGGTGCTGGCGGACGACGCGGAGCGCGCGCGGCAAGCCGCTCGGCTGCCGTTGGAGTCACCGTCGTCCACCGGTCAGGCGCTCGCCGCGTTCGCCCGCGTCTGGCTGGAGCGTCTGCCTCTCGCCGGCGACACCCCCGGCAGCGGCCACCTCCAGCTCCGCTCCCTGTCCGGCGTCGCCGACACGGCGCCGACCCGCAAGGCGCTGGCCGAACTCCTGCGCGTGGAAGCGCGGTTGCTCGCACTCGCCCTGGACCCGCAGCGCCCGCCGGTCCGCGTCGCCGACCTCGCGCTGACCCTCCTGCACGGCGCGGCGAGCCTCGCGGAGAACGCGCCGGGCGCCGGGGACCCCTTCGACCTGGCGCTCGCGGCACAGCACCTGGCCGAACTGCCGTGGGGGGACGACGAACCGCCGCCGCACCTGGCGTTCACCGAGCCCGCCAAGCAGGTGCGCGAACCCTGGGCACCCCCGGCCGGCCTGCGCGACGAACTGACCGGCCGGCCGGTCGACCTCACCGCCGACGGGGTGGTCGTCGTACTGGGGGCGGGGCGCCTCAGCGCGGTGCGGGAGGCGGCGGGGGCCGGGGCGACGTTCGTCGTGGTCACCGCCGACCCGGCGGAGACGGGCCGACTGGTCCGCCTACGCCTCACCGACCTCGCGTCCTGCCTGCGCCGGGTGTTCCCCGAGGCCCGCCTCCCACAGGTACGCATCGCGCTGGACGACCAGGGCGCGATCGCCCAGACCCTGGGAGGCGGGGCCGCCGACGACGCCACCGAGGTCGCCGTCCGCGTCCGGAGCGGTCGGATCACGGCGCGAGCGGAGGGCCACGGCGCGGGCCACGCGGTGAGCGAGGGGGACGCGTCGCCGGGGTGA
- a CDS encoding sensor histidine kinase yields the protein MPEPVLDAVIVLVALADFLINQWDMSLTAKVTAVIACAALPLRRRFPLVVFLLTLPATLMQEMVVAPFAALFTLAERSRDRWLLSVCAGLFALASVTPWPLDGDSPGRAWTVVTFLYMLGAAAAPVLLGQLLQARRDLARRLVEIEEAREHERLLHSQAVLARERAQLAREMHDVVSHQVSLIAVQAGALQVAAKDPEFKEGVRAIRTLSVDTLDELRHMVTLLRASGGHSTELTPQPTLTDLQRLVSSSGIETELVGELPGQVSTTAQRAVYRTVQEALTNVRKHAPGARATVRLWYDASAFGVTVTNTPATRGALPLPGSGQGLIGLGERAELLGGTFEAGPTKDGGYEVWMSAPL from the coding sequence GTGCCGGAGCCCGTGCTGGACGCCGTGATCGTCCTCGTGGCGCTCGCGGACTTCCTGATCAACCAGTGGGACATGAGCCTCACGGCGAAGGTGACCGCCGTGATCGCCTGTGCGGCGCTGCCGCTGCGGCGCCGGTTCCCGCTCGTGGTGTTCCTGCTGACGCTCCCGGCGACACTCATGCAGGAGATGGTGGTCGCGCCGTTCGCCGCGCTGTTCACGCTGGCCGAACGGTCCCGTGACCGGTGGCTGCTGTCCGTGTGCGCGGGGCTGTTCGCCCTCGCGTCCGTCACGCCCTGGCCGCTGGACGGGGACTCGCCGGGCCGTGCGTGGACCGTCGTCACGTTCCTCTACATGCTCGGGGCCGCCGCCGCGCCCGTCCTCCTCGGCCAGCTCCTCCAGGCCCGGCGTGACCTCGCCCGGCGGCTCGTCGAGATCGAGGAGGCCCGCGAGCACGAGCGGCTGCTGCACTCGCAGGCCGTCCTCGCGCGGGAGCGGGCGCAGCTCGCCCGCGAGATGCACGACGTGGTCTCCCACCAGGTCAGCCTCATCGCCGTCCAGGCCGGTGCGCTCCAGGTCGCCGCGAAGGACCCCGAGTTCAAGGAGGGCGTCCGGGCGATCCGGACGCTCAGCGTCGACACGCTCGACGAACTCCGGCACATGGTGACGCTGCTGCGGGCCTCCGGCGGGCACTCGACCGAGCTGACCCCGCAGCCCACGCTCACCGACCTCCAGCGGCTCGTCTCCTCCAGCGGCATCGAGACCGAGCTGGTCGGCGAGTTGCCGGGGCAGGTCAGTACAACGGCCCAGCGGGCGGTGTACCGGACCGTCCAGGAGGCCCTGACGAACGTCCGCAAGCACGCGCCCGGCGCCCGCGCGACCGTCCGGCTGTGGTACGACGCGTCGGCGTTCGGGGTGACGGTGACCAACACGCCCGCGACCCGCGGCGCCCTGCCGCTGCCGGGGTCGGGGCAGGGGCTGATCGGCCTCGGCGAGCGGGCGGAGCTGCTGGGCGGCACGTTCGAGGCGGGGCCCACGAAGGACGGCGGGTACGAGGTGTGGATGAGCGCGCCGCTCTGA
- a CDS encoding response regulator, which yields MIRVMVVDDEALVRSGFRLILSAADDIEVVATATGGEALDAVRRERPDVVLLDIRMPDVDGLTVLGQVRALPEPPVVAMLTTFDADEYVVTALKSGAAGFLLKDTEPDQLAQLVRTLAAGGVVMSPKASHAVWRGRPGPACDDEEAGRVGRLSERERDVLVLVAEGLSNAEIGARIHLSAGTVKDHVSAILTKLRVSSRVQAALLAQRAGLLEVRGGEPGQ from the coding sequence GTGATCCGTGTCATGGTGGTGGACGACGAGGCCCTGGTGCGGTCGGGCTTCCGGCTCATCCTGAGCGCGGCCGACGACATCGAGGTCGTGGCGACGGCGACCGGCGGCGAGGCCCTGGACGCGGTCCGCCGCGAGCGGCCCGACGTGGTGCTGCTGGACATCCGGATGCCGGACGTCGACGGCCTCACCGTCCTCGGCCAGGTCCGCGCGCTGCCCGAACCGCCGGTCGTGGCGATGCTGACGACGTTCGACGCGGACGAATACGTCGTCACCGCCCTCAAGTCCGGCGCCGCCGGTTTCCTCCTCAAGGACACCGAGCCCGACCAGCTCGCCCAGCTGGTGCGCACGCTCGCGGCGGGCGGCGTGGTGATGTCGCCGAAGGCGTCGCACGCGGTGTGGCGCGGGCGCCCCGGACCGGCCTGCGACGACGAGGAGGCGGGCCGCGTCGGACGGCTCAGCGAACGCGAGCGCGACGTGCTCGTCCTGGTCGCGGAGGGGCTGTCCAACGCGGAGATCGGGGCGCGGATCCATCTGAGCGCGGGGACGGTGAAGGACCACGTGAGCGCGATCCTCACGAAGCTGCGCGTGAGCAGCCGCGTGCAGGCCGCGCTGCTGGCTCAGCGTGCGGGGCTGCTGGAGGTACGCGGCGGGGAGCCGGGGCAGTGA
- a CDS encoding ABC transporter substrate-binding protein, with protein sequence MLLNPLKRPTRVPEPTPLRGTLVIATLATSVAAVGLAVGAATRSDAGHPVEETRSLDQLYTDARAEGGTLVVYAGGDRKEQEDDTVRAFEKRFPGIRLRMVVDRSEYQGARVDRQLATHTLVPDVVRLQTLQDFDRWKRQGVLLPYKPAGFAEVHPKFKDPDGSWIVTDVLASGAAYNKRAVGREVPGSVRELAGPSWKGRIASAYPNDDDVTLFLYSRYVKAYGWPWLQGIARNTEFLRGFDTAGGEKAVELGGRVTPGAEGSMLPDTGDPFVAWGQREAILKGARHPAAARLFLNWQLSTERQNRNAWSVRTDVAPPKGLKPVWEYTNANLDAFPAFMADRAAAERFRQQVTLSVGEVQGAPASGVLGIHPGR encoded by the coding sequence ATGCTGCTCAACCCGCTCAAGAGGCCCACCCGTGTCCCGGAGCCGACCCCGCTGCGCGGCACCCTGGTCATCGCGACCCTCGCGACCAGCGTGGCCGCCGTCGGTCTTGCCGTCGGCGCGGCCACCCGCTCCGACGCCGGACACCCGGTGGAGGAGACGCGGTCCCTGGACCAGCTCTACACCGACGCGCGGGCCGAGGGCGGCACGCTCGTCGTCTACGCGGGCGGCGACCGGAAGGAGCAGGAGGACGACACCGTCCGGGCCTTCGAGAAGCGCTTCCCCGGCATCCGCCTCCGGATGGTCGTCGACCGCAGCGAGTACCAGGGCGCCCGCGTCGACCGGCAGCTCGCCACCCACACGCTCGTCCCCGACGTCGTCCGGCTCCAGACCCTCCAGGACTTCGACCGCTGGAAGCGGCAGGGCGTCCTGCTGCCCTACAAGCCCGCCGGGTTCGCTGAGGTGCACCCCAAGTTCAAGGACCCGGACGGGAGTTGGATCGTGACCGACGTCCTCGCGTCCGGCGCCGCCTACAACAAGCGTGCCGTGGGCCGCGAAGTCCCCGGCAGCGTGCGGGAGTTGGCTGGTCCCAGCTGGAAGGGCAGGATCGCCTCCGCCTACCCCAACGATGACGACGTGACCCTGTTCCTCTACAGCCGGTACGTGAAGGCGTACGGCTGGCCCTGGCTCCAAGGCATCGCCCGCAACACGGAGTTCCTGCGCGGCTTCGACACGGCCGGCGGGGAGAAGGCCGTCGAGCTCGGCGGGCGGGTCACCCCCGGCGCCGAGGGCAGCATGCTGCCGGACACCGGGGACCCGTTCGTCGCGTGGGGGCAGCGCGAGGCCATCCTCAAGGGCGCCCGCCACCCCGCAGCCGCCCGGCTCTTCCTCAACTGGCAGCTCTCCACGGAACGCCAGAACCGCAACGCCTGGTCCGTGCGCACCGACGTCGCCCCGCCGAAGGGACTGAAGCCGGTCTGGGAATACACGAACGCCAACCTCGACGCGTTCCCCGCCTTCATGGCCGACCGCGCCGCCGCCGAACGCTTCCGGCAGCAAGTCACCCTCTCCGTCGGGGAAGTCCAGGGCGCCCCCGCCTCCGGCGTGCTCGGCATCCACCCCGGCCGCTGA
- a CDS encoding ricin-type beta-trefoil lectin domain protein, whose product MLSAELKSWGAAEPALQPVGELLDRHWEAAFRYARLCTDTERAAGMLTTAAFTRLFGESSRHDGPTSAWRPHLLVTVRRIAAEWTTDSRRDLLHPGLRVDDADLLAARLLPPPNRRLLSRSFQRLPQTSRCLLWHVEVEAEPLSEPAALLGLDAEAARLELLRSRDRLREELLQSHRELAADEECHRYDRLLEATSRRGDAMDADLRGHLDRCRHCAHTADQLTCFTATERDTLGTALAEGTLGWAAHAYRDARTRAPEPAHPREQPEPPGTELVPVVPGSSVRAARKAARRARRRNLAVAVLTVSGLTVLPLAWWAASGSDGGTTQAAGSAETPRPGTDTGAGGPSWAGTGATAQGTLRGRLHNVFSGQCVAVDGGKAVPGADAVLATCSSVASQQWSYDTGGLLRNGLAPELCLDSHLGYAVELTPCADAKTDEANVRYDFTLQGTLVPRWDQDLALAPAATDGSGALVAKSRADSAAQRWVIDTSKPDLQMQIVNWDTARTPSETPAAPKKAAPPAPKPTPTPTPPRKAAPKPSPTPTPMPSMPTGCSPYNPYACGGSGGGYPGGYPGGWGGYGGYGYGGYGRP is encoded by the coding sequence ATGCTCAGCGCAGAACTGAAAAGCTGGGGCGCCGCGGAACCCGCGCTCCAACCCGTCGGCGAACTCCTCGACCGGCACTGGGAAGCCGCCTTCCGCTACGCCCGCCTGTGCACCGACACCGAACGCGCGGCCGGCATGCTCACCACCGCCGCTTTCACCCGCCTCTTCGGCGAGTCCTCGCGCCACGACGGCCCCACCTCCGCCTGGCGCCCCCACCTGCTGGTCACCGTCCGCCGCATAGCCGCCGAGTGGACCACCGACAGCCGCCGCGACCTCCTCCACCCCGGCCTGCGCGTCGACGACGCCGACCTCCTCGCCGCCCGCCTCCTGCCCCCGCCCAACAGACGCCTGCTGTCCCGCTCCTTCCAGCGGCTGCCCCAGACGTCCCGCTGCCTCCTGTGGCACGTCGAGGTCGAGGCCGAACCCCTCTCCGAGCCCGCCGCCCTGCTCGGCCTCGACGCCGAGGCCGCCCGCCTCGAACTGCTGCGCTCCCGCGACCGGCTGCGCGAGGAACTGCTCCAGTCGCACCGCGAACTCGCCGCCGACGAGGAGTGCCACCGCTACGACCGCCTCCTCGAAGCCACCAGCCGCCGCGGCGACGCCATGGACGCCGACCTGCGCGGCCACCTCGACCGCTGCCGCCACTGCGCCCACACCGCCGACCAGCTCACCTGCTTCACCGCGACCGAGCGCGACACCCTCGGCACCGCGCTGGCCGAAGGTACCCTCGGCTGGGCCGCCCACGCCTACCGCGACGCCCGCACCCGCGCCCCCGAGCCGGCGCACCCCCGCGAGCAGCCCGAGCCGCCCGGCACCGAACTCGTCCCGGTGGTCCCCGGCAGCTCCGTGCGCGCCGCCCGCAAGGCCGCCCGCCGCGCCCGGCGCCGCAACCTCGCCGTCGCCGTCCTCACCGTCAGCGGCCTCACCGTCCTGCCGCTCGCCTGGTGGGCCGCGTCGGGCTCCGACGGCGGCACCACCCAGGCCGCGGGCAGCGCCGAGACGCCCCGCCCCGGCACGGACACGGGCGCGGGCGGCCCCTCCTGGGCCGGCACCGGCGCCACCGCCCAGGGCACCCTGCGCGGCCGGCTCCACAACGTGTTCTCCGGCCAGTGCGTCGCCGTCGACGGCGGCAAGGCCGTCCCGGGCGCCGACGCCGTCCTCGCCACCTGCTCCTCCGTCGCCTCCCAGCAGTGGTCGTACGACACCGGCGGCCTCCTGCGCAACGGCCTCGCCCCCGAGCTGTGCCTCGACTCGCACCTCGGGTACGCCGTCGAACTCACACCCTGCGCGGACGCGAAGACCGACGAGGCGAACGTCCGCTACGACTTCACCCTCCAGGGCACCCTCGTCCCGCGCTGGGACCAGGACCTCGCGCTCGCGCCCGCCGCGACCGACGGCTCCGGGGCGCTCGTCGCCAAGAGTCGCGCGGACAGCGCCGCCCAGCGCTGGGTGATCGACACCTCCAAGCCCGACCTCCAGATGCAGATCGTCAACTGGGACACCGCCCGCACGCCCAGTGAGACCCCGGCCGCCCCCAAGAAGGCCGCCCCGCCCGCCCCTAAGCCGACGCCCACCCCGACGCCGCCGCGCAAGGCGGCCCCGAAGCCGTCCCCGACGCCCACGCCCATGCCGTCCATGCCGACGGGGTGCTCCCCCTACAACCCGTACGCCTGCGGGGGGAGCGGCGGTGGGTACCCCGGCGGATATCCGGGCGGCTGGGGTGGGTACGGAGGGTACGGCTACGGGGGCTACGGACGCCCTTGA
- a CDS encoding SLC13 family permease, with protein sequence MNTALAVSLSSVLLVCSLGWAVLRPSGRSEALVAVPAAVLVVVLGAISLGDAREEAERLGPVIGFLAAVLVLAHFCAVEGLFTACGAWLARRAAGRPRRLLTSVFALASVITAVLSLDATVVLLTPVVFATAQRLRVRAKPHVYACAHLSNTASLLLPVSNLTNLLAFTASGLSFTRFAALMTLPWLVAIGAEYLVMRRFFAADLPAATEAAGTEETGEAPRVPMFALVTVAATLAGFVVASAVGIEPAWVAFAGALVLAVRALVRRQAGPVEVVRAAAPGFLAFVLALGIVVRGVVDNGLGDALGHVLPGGSGLLALLGFAALAALLANLINNLPAVLALAPLAAPAGPGAVLAVLLGVNIGPNLTYAGSLATLLWRRVVHGHEERVDVGEFTRLGLLTVPVSLAASVGALWVSLQVV encoded by the coding sequence CTGAACACCGCGCTCGCCGTCTCCCTGTCCTCCGTCCTGCTCGTCTGCTCGCTCGGATGGGCGGTGCTGCGGCCCTCCGGGAGGTCGGAGGCGTTGGTGGCGGTGCCCGCCGCCGTGCTGGTCGTGGTGCTCGGGGCGATCTCCCTGGGCGACGCGCGCGAGGAGGCGGAGCGGCTGGGGCCGGTGATCGGGTTCCTGGCGGCCGTGCTGGTGCTGGCGCACTTCTGCGCCGTGGAGGGGCTGTTCACGGCGTGCGGGGCGTGGCTGGCGCGGCGCGCGGCGGGGCGGCCCCGGCGGCTGCTGACGTCGGTGTTCGCGCTGGCGTCGGTGATCACGGCCGTGCTGAGCCTGGACGCGACGGTGGTGCTGCTGACGCCGGTCGTGTTCGCCACCGCGCAGCGGCTGAGGGTCCGCGCGAAGCCGCACGTCTATGCCTGCGCCCACCTCTCCAACACGGCGTCCCTGTTGCTGCCGGTGTCGAACCTGACGAACCTGCTGGCGTTCACGGCGAGCGGGCTGAGCTTCACGCGGTTCGCGGCGCTGATGACGCTGCCGTGGCTGGTGGCGATCGGCGCGGAGTACCTGGTGATGCGGCGGTTCTTCGCGGCCGACCTGCCCGCCGCCACCGAGGCCGCCGGCACCGAGGAGACGGGCGAAGCGCCTCGCGTGCCGATGTTCGCGCTGGTGACCGTCGCGGCGACGCTCGCCGGGTTCGTCGTCGCGTCGGCGGTGGGGATCGAGCCGGCGTGGGTGGCGTTCGCGGGGGCGCTGGTGCTGGCCGTGCGGGCGCTGGTGCGGCGGCAGGCGGGGCCCGTGGAGGTGGTGCGGGCGGCGGCGCCGGGGTTCCTGGCGTTCGTGCTGGCGCTGGGGATCGTCGTGCGCGGGGTCGTCGACAACGGGCTCGGGGACGCGCTCGGGCATGTCCTGCCGGGTGGGTCGGGGCTGCTCGCGCTGCTGGGGTTCGCCGCGCTGGCGGCGCTGCTCGCGAACCTGATCAACAACCTGCCCGCCGTCCTGGCGCTGGCGCCGCTGGCCGCCCCGGCGGGTCCCGGGGCGGTCCTCGCGGTCCTGCTCGGCGTCAACATCGGGCCGAACCTCACCTACGCCGGGTCCCTCGCGACGCTGCTGTGGCGCCGGGTGGTCCACGGGCACGAGGAGCGGGTCGACGTCGGCGAGTTCACCCGGCTGGGCCTGCTGACGGTGCCGGTGTCGCTGGCGGCGTCGGTGGGGGCGCTGTGGGTGTCGCTCCAGGTGGTGTGA
- a CDS encoding SpoIIE family protein phosphatase, whose amino-acid sequence MSPVYPFDEAETARVVVGDDGALVEWNDGARALLGWEPGEVVGRAAAVLLAGGALPVPTASRWDGTLTLRHRDGYTVRVWLLAHHRRARDGRPGYWLIVTPLTGGGTRAPGDPLALAALAQSPCALAVYDERLRLRLLNAAMEAAIGLPEERIRGLRLAEIGGRPQSEELEGHMADVLTGGLPKDVQTYTRTGGEKHAHAWLARLAPITDAAGRTVGVALTAHDFTENYLARERLQLVNEASVRIGSTLDVTRTAQELADVCVPALADFVSVDLIDPPDGAEPPARFASPVALRRAAHQSVNPGSPEAVAKPGEVQQYPAGSPQADSLAAGRTIVATVPGGELDQWLAWDAARGARVREVGIHSVMSVPLRARGATLGVAVLTRFRRPDPFTPDDVLLAEEVSARAAVCVDNARRYSRERDTALALQRSLLPRSLPRTAAVDAASRYLPAARAGVGGDWFDVIPLSGTRVAMVVGDVVGHGIQASATMGRLRTAVRTLADIDLTPDELLTHLDDLVVRLSEEAGSEGSPGEVGATCLYAVYDPVTRRCTMARAGHPPPVVLVPGGRPRRVDLPAGPPLGLGGLPFESAEIRLAEGSVLALYTDGLIESRERDVDAGFRALCAALEGYADSLDETCDRVLHALLPPGGAADDVALLLARTRALPADHIATWDVPADPSLVAGVRKQVAERLVAWRIDAVSFTAELVVSELVTNAIRYGAHPIRLRLIHDAATLICEVSDTSHTAPHLRRAKTWDEGGRGLLLVAQLTDRWGTRHTAEGKTIWAELGLLGEE is encoded by the coding sequence ATGAGCCCGGTCTATCCGTTCGACGAGGCCGAGACGGCACGGGTGGTCGTCGGGGACGACGGCGCCCTCGTCGAGTGGAACGACGGCGCCCGCGCGCTCCTCGGCTGGGAGCCCGGCGAGGTCGTGGGGCGTGCGGCGGCCGTCCTGCTGGCGGGCGGCGCGCTGCCGGTGCCGACGGCGTCCCGCTGGGACGGCACGCTCACCCTGCGCCACCGCGACGGGTACACCGTCCGCGTCTGGCTCCTCGCGCACCACCGCAGGGCCCGGGACGGGCGGCCGGGGTACTGGCTGATCGTGACGCCGCTGACCGGCGGCGGGACGCGCGCGCCCGGTGATCCGCTCGCGCTCGCCGCGCTGGCGCAGTCGCCGTGCGCGCTGGCCGTCTACGACGAGCGGCTGCGCCTCAGGCTGCTGAACGCCGCGATGGAGGCGGCGATCGGGCTGCCCGAGGAGCGGATCCGGGGGCTCAGGCTGGCCGAGATCGGCGGACGGCCGCAGAGCGAGGAACTGGAGGGGCACATGGCCGACGTGCTCACCGGCGGCCTCCCCAAGGACGTGCAGACCTACACGCGCACCGGGGGCGAGAAGCACGCGCACGCCTGGCTGGCGCGGCTCGCGCCGATCACCGACGCGGCCGGGCGGACCGTCGGCGTCGCCCTCACCGCGCACGACTTCACCGAGAACTACCTCGCGCGCGAGCGCCTGCAACTCGTCAACGAGGCGAGCGTGCGGATCGGTTCCACGCTCGACGTCACCCGTACGGCGCAAGAACTGGCGGACGTCTGCGTGCCCGCGCTGGCCGACTTCGTGAGCGTCGACCTGATCGACCCGCCGGACGGCGCGGAGCCCCCGGCGCGGTTCGCGTCGCCGGTGGCGCTGCGGCGGGCCGCGCACCAGTCCGTGAACCCCGGCAGCCCCGAGGCGGTGGCCAAGCCCGGCGAGGTCCAGCAGTACCCGGCCGGGTCCCCGCAGGCCGACTCGCTGGCGGCGGGGCGGACGATCGTGGCGACGGTGCCCGGCGGCGAGCTGGACCAGTGGCTGGCCTGGGACGCGGCGCGCGGCGCGCGCGTGCGCGAGGTCGGCATCCACTCGGTGATGTCGGTGCCGCTGCGCGCGCGGGGCGCGACGCTCGGGGTCGCGGTGCTGACCCGGTTCCGCCGCCCCGACCCGTTCACCCCGGACGACGTGCTGCTCGCCGAGGAGGTCTCGGCGCGGGCCGCCGTCTGCGTCGACAACGCCCGCCGCTACTCCCGCGAACGGGACACCGCCCTCGCGCTCCAGCGCAGTCTGCTGCCGCGTTCCCTGCCGCGCACGGCCGCCGTGGACGCCGCGTCCCGGTACCTTCCGGCGGCGCGCGCGGGGGTGGGCGGTGACTGGTTCGACGTGATCCCGCTGTCGGGGACGCGGGTCGCGATGGTCGTCGGGGACGTCGTCGGGCACGGCATCCAGGCGTCCGCGACGATGGGGCGGCTGCGGACCGCCGTGCGCACCCTCGCCGACATCGATCTGACGCCGGACGAGCTGCTGACCCACCTGGACGACCTCGTCGTGCGGCTCTCCGAGGAGGCCGGGAGCGAGGGGAGTCCTGGGGAGGTGGGGGCGACGTGCCTGTACGCGGTGTACGACCCGGTGACGCGGCGGTGCACGATGGCGCGCGCGGGCCATCCGCCGCCCGTGGTGCTGGTGCCGGGCGGGCGTCCGCGCCGGGTGGACCTGCCGGCGGGGCCGCCGCTCGGGCTCGGCGGGCTGCCGTTCGAGTCGGCGGAGATACGGCTCGCCGAGGGCAGCGTCCTCGCGCTCTACACGGACGGGCTGATCGAGTCGCGGGAGCGGGACGTCGACGCCGGGTTCCGGGCACTGTGCGCGGCCCTTGAGGGGTACGCCGACTCCCTCGACGAGACGTGCGACCGCGTCCTGCACGCCCTCCTGCCGCCCGGGGGCGCCGCCGACGACGTCGCGCTGCTCCTCGCGCGCACGCGTGCGCTGCCCGCCGACCACATCGCGACCTGGGACGTGCCGGCCGACCCGTCGCTCGTCGCCGGGGTCCGCAAGCAGGTCGCCGAGCGGCTGGTCGCCTGGCGGATCGACGCGGTGTCGTTCACGGCGGAGCTGGTGGTCAGCGAGCTGGTCACCAACGCGATCCGCTACGGCGCCCACCCGATCCGGCTGCGGCTCATCCACGACGCGGCGACGCTGATCTGCGAGGTGTCCGACACCAGCCACACCGCGCCCCACCTGCGGCGCGCAAAGACCTGGGACGAGGGCGGACGGGGGCTCCTGCTGGTCGCGCAGCTCACGGACCGGTGGGGGACACGGCACACGGCGGAGGGGAAGACGATCTGGGCGGAGCTGGGGTTGCTGGGCGAGGAGTGA